In Phycisphaeraceae bacterium, one DNA window encodes the following:
- a CDS encoding redoxin family protein: MNQALLSVAALTSLAVLSTAVAQAPAERPAPPPVTLSVGDPAPAFAPEVWVKGEAFDSFAEGKVHVVEFWATWCGPCIAAMPHLTELQKKYPEVVIVGIAASESRPKEGAPDERLPYLRGFVRGKGDVIGYRVAYASDRTLWNDWMAAAGRTGIPSSFIVGRDGNIEWMGHPMAMDKPLEQVVSGSWNRDAEAAKSRKDALIRRKNAEIAPKVAAAMAASNWDEALSLYDQMLAEVPDHAPTMVNRFKLLAGKAGRSAEASQYGATLLATLANDPMSLNEVAWFIVDDGSVGTRDLDLAHRLAERGNEVSEGKNPAILDTLARIWWDKGDKAKAVEIQTMAVGALSPSDQTIMAREIRATLKRYQGQ; this comes from the coding sequence GGGAGATCCGGCGCCGGCCTTTGCGCCTGAGGTGTGGGTGAAGGGCGAAGCCTTCGACTCCTTTGCCGAAGGGAAGGTCCATGTCGTTGAGTTCTGGGCGACCTGGTGCGGTCCGTGCATCGCCGCGATGCCGCACCTGACCGAGCTCCAGAAGAAGTACCCCGAGGTCGTCATCGTCGGCATTGCAGCGAGTGAGTCGAGGCCGAAGGAGGGCGCTCCCGATGAGCGTCTGCCATACCTTCGGGGTTTCGTGCGCGGCAAGGGCGATGTCATCGGCTATCGCGTCGCGTACGCATCCGATCGAACCCTGTGGAACGATTGGATGGCAGCCGCAGGGCGAACGGGAATTCCCTCGTCGTTCATCGTGGGGCGCGACGGGAACATCGAGTGGATGGGTCATCCGATGGCGATGGACAAGCCGCTCGAACAGGTCGTCTCCGGCTCATGGAATCGCGATGCCGAGGCAGCGAAGTCTCGCAAGGATGCGCTCATCCGCCGCAAGAACGCGGAGATCGCTCCGAAGGTGGCAGCCGCGATGGCGGCATCCAACTGGGACGAGGCTCTCTCGCTCTATGACCAGATGCTGGCCGAGGTGCCCGACCACGCGCCGACGATGGTCAATCGCTTCAAGCTGCTCGCCGGCAAGGCAGGCCGCTCGGCTGAAGCCTCGCAGTACGGTGCCACGCTCCTCGCCACGCTCGCCAACGACCCAATGTCGCTCAACGAGGTGGCGTGGTTCATTGTTGATGATGGATCAGTCGGCACACGCGATCTCGATCTCGCTCACCGGCTGGCTGAGCGCGGCAACGAGGTCAGCGAGGGGAAGAACCCCGCCATCCTCGACACGCTCGCGCGAATCTGGTGGGACAAGGGCGACAAGGCCAAGGCGGTCGAGATTCAGACGATGGCCGTCGGAGCGCTGAGCCCCTCTGACCAGACGATCATGGCAAGGGAGATCCGCGCCACGCTCAAGCGATATCAGGGGCAGTGA